The DNA region GCTGTTGGTTACGAATTCTCGCATCGTCACGTGTCTGGGCACACGTTCCACGTTATCCACGGGCGTGACCGCCCGCTCCGCTCAATCGGGCGAACTCGGACGGGCTACTCTGGTTCGCTGTGAGCGTCAAGTCAGTCTTCCCTCAGCTTGAGCCCCTGCTCCCCAGGGTCTCCAAGCCCGTCCAGTACGTCGGCGGGGAGCTGAACGCGACCGTCAAGGACTGGGACAGCGCCAATGTCCGCTGGGCCCTGATGTACCCCGACGCGTATGAGGTCGGGTTGCCCAACCAGGGCGTCATGATCCTCTACGAGGTGCTCAACGAGCAGCCCGACGTCCTGGCCGAGCGCACCTACGCGGTCTGGCCGGACCTCGAGAAGCTCATGCGCGAGCACGACGTCCCCCAGTTCACCGTCGACGGCCACCGTCCGCTCGGCGCGTTCGATGTGCTCGGGGTCAGTTTCTCCACCGAGCTGGGCTACACGAACATGCTCACCGCGCTCGATCTCGCCAAGATCCCGCTGCACGCCAAGGACCGGACCGAGGAGCACCCCGTCGTGCTCGCGGGCGGGCACGCGTCGTTCAACCCGGAGCCGATCGCGGACTTCATCGACGCCGCCGTGCTGGGCGACGGCGAAGAGGCTGTCCTCGAAATCTCCAACATCGTCCGGCAGTGGAAGGCCGAGGGCCGCCCCGGCGGCCGCGACGAGCTGCTGACCCGCATGGCCGAGACCGGCGGCGTCTACATCCCGCGCTTCTACGACGTCACCTACACCGCCGACGGCGCGCTCGGGCCTGCCGTGCCCAACCGCGACCGCGTCCCCGAGACCGTCGCCAAGCGCACCACCATGGACCTCGACGCGTGGCCCTACCCCAAGCAGCCGCTGGTCCCGCTGGCCGAGAGCGTGCACGAGCGGATGAGCGTCGAGATCTTCCGCGGCTGCACCCGCGGCTGCCGCTTCTGCCAGGCGGGCATGATCACCCGCCCGGTGCGCGAGCGCTCCATCGAGGGCATCGGCGCGATGATCCAGACCGGACTCGCGGCCAGCGGGTTCGAGGAAGTCGGCCTGCTGTCGCTCTCCAGCGCCGACCACTCCGAGATCGGCGAGATCACCAAGCAGCTCGCCGATCGCTACGAGGGCACCAACACCGGCCTGTCGCTGCCCAGCACCCGGGTCGACGCGTTCAACATCGACCTGGCCAACGAGCTGTCGCGCAACGGCCGTCGCTCCGGGCTGACCTTCGCCCCCGAGGGCGGCAGCGAGCGCATCCGGCGCGTCATCAACAAGATGGTGTCCGAAGAGGACCTCATCAAGACCGTCAGCGCCGCGTACGCCAACGGCTGGCGGCAGGTGAAGCTGTACTTCATGTGCGGGCTGCCCACCGAGACCGACGAGGACGTCCTGCAGATCGCCGAGATGGCGAAGAACGTCATCCGCGCGGGCCGGGAAGCCAGTGGCCGCAAGGACATCCGCTGCACGATCTCCATCGGCGGGTTCGTCCCCAAGCCGCACACCCCGTTCCAGTGGGCCGCCCAGTGCGATCCGGACACAGTGGACAGTCGGCTGCGCAAGCTGCGTGAGGCGGTCAACTCCGACCGCGACCGCAGCCTCGGCCGCAACATCGGCATGCGCTACCACGACGGCAAGCCCAGCCTCATCGAAGGCCTGCTCTCCCGCGGCGACCGCCGCGTCGGCCGGGTCATCGAGCGCGTCTGGCGTGAGGGTGGCCGGTTCGACGGCTGGAGCGAGCACTTCTCCTACGAGCGCTGGACTTCCGCCGCCGCGGCCGAGCTGGCGCCGCTGGGGATCGATCTGGCCTGGTTCACCACGCGCGAGCGCGTCGAGGACGAGGTCCTGCCGTGGGACCACCTCGACTCCGGCCTCGACAAGCAGTGGCTGTGGGACGACTGGATGGACGCGCTCGACGCCCGCGAGCAGGACGACTGCCGCTGGACGCCGTGCTTCGACTGCGGCGTGTGCCCGGCCATGGGCACCGACATCGAGATCGGCCCGACCGGCCGCAAGCTGCTGCCGATCAGCCCGGTCGGCATCGGCTCCCCGGTGCGCAACCCCGCGCTGACCAACTAACTGGTGACGGCGGCCAAGGCGTCGACGAGGCCGTGGCCGTAGAAGCTGTTGTAGGGCGCGTACCCGGAGCAGTACGCGTCCTGCCCGCCCGCGTCGTCCAGGTCGTAGTCGCCGGGGCAGGCCACGGCGACGGCCTGCGTGGTCAGCCGCCGGGTCAGTGACTGCGGCGACGCGCCGGGGTGGCGGCCTGCCAGCAGCGCGACGACCCCGGTCACGTGCGGCGCGGCCATCGACGTGCCGCACAAGCGGCCGTAGCCGCCGGGAACGGTCGACAGCACGCACTCGTCGCCCGCGCCGCCGGGGGCGGTCACGTCGATGACGCCGAGGCCGTAGGCGCTGTACCCGGTCTTGAGTTGGTCGGGGCCCACCGCCGACACCGCGACCACCCCGCGCAGACCCGCGGGCAGGACCTTGCAACTCGCGTCCAGGGTCCGGCGCTCGCCGTTCGCGCCGACAGCCTGGCCGCGGGGACGGGCCAGGTCGATGTTCTCGTTCGACGCCGCCGCCACCGACAGCACGCCGCGGCGGGTGGCGTAGTCGACCGCGCGGCGGACGGACTCGGCGACGACGCGTTC from Alloactinosynnema sp. L-07 includes:
- a CDS encoding TIGR03960 family B12-binding radical SAM protein, which codes for MSVKSVFPQLEPLLPRVSKPVQYVGGELNATVKDWDSANVRWALMYPDAYEVGLPNQGVMILYEVLNEQPDVLAERTYAVWPDLEKLMREHDVPQFTVDGHRPLGAFDVLGVSFSTELGYTNMLTALDLAKIPLHAKDRTEEHPVVLAGGHASFNPEPIADFIDAAVLGDGEEAVLEISNIVRQWKAEGRPGGRDELLTRMAETGGVYIPRFYDVTYTADGALGPAVPNRDRVPETVAKRTTMDLDAWPYPKQPLVPLAESVHERMSVEIFRGCTRGCRFCQAGMITRPVRERSIEGIGAMIQTGLAASGFEEVGLLSLSSADHSEIGEITKQLADRYEGTNTGLSLPSTRVDAFNIDLANELSRNGRRSGLTFAPEGGSERIRRVINKMVSEEDLIKTVSAAYANGWRQVKLYFMCGLPTETDEDVLQIAEMAKNVIRAGREASGRKDIRCTISIGGFVPKPHTPFQWAAQCDPDTVDSRLRKLREAVNSDRDRSLGRNIGMRYHDGKPSLIEGLLSRGDRRVGRVIERVWREGGRFDGWSEHFSYERWTSAAAAELAPLGIDLAWFTTRERVEDEVLPWDHLDSGLDKQWLWDDWMDALDAREQDDCRWTPCFDCGVCPAMGTDIEIGPTGRKLLPISPVGIGSPVRNPALTN